ACCCGCAGCTGCTCAAGGCGGATCGGATCCACCGCATCGCGCGGGGCAGCGGCACGAAGACCCAGGAGGTCCGGGGCCTGCTCAAGCATTACGAGATGACCCGCAAGGCGGCCCACGGCTTCGCCTCGAACCGGCGCCTGCGCCGCCAATTGGAAAAGCAGTTCGCGGCCGGCGAGCCCGCGCTCGAGTGATCGGGGGGCTCCGGTGGACGGGCTCGCGATCCTCGAGGCGATCGCCGGTGGTCTGCTCCTGTTCTTCGTGCCCGGGTTCGCGCTGTCGCGCGCGGTGTTCCCGGAGTGGCGCCTACGCGGTCCCGGGGCCGCGCTCCGCCAGCTGGAGACCGTGACCCTCGCCTTCGTGCTCAGCGTCACGCTGACGGTCCTCGTGGGCGTCGCGCTGCTCGACGGGACCCCGGCCGGCTTCGCCGGCGCGTGGAGCGACCCGGTCCTCGAGGGCATCCTCGCCGGAATCGCTGCGGTCGCCTTCGGTGTCGGGTGGGCGCGCGGCGCGTACCGGGCCGGGCGCGCAGAACCGGCGGGGGCGGGGCCCTTGGACGCCGGGGAGTTCGGTGCGTGGGAGTTGGACCGGGAGCTCGAGGACCTGGCGCGGCAGGAACGTCGCATCGTCCACGCCCTGCGCGTCCGGTCCGTCGGCCCTCCGGAAGCCGCGGCGCTGCGCGACGAGCTCGAGCGAGTGCGGAGCCGGCAGGCGGAGCTCGGTCAGGCTCGGGAGGCGGAGTATGCCACTCCGTGAGCGCCCGGGGGCCGACTACAAGATGGCCCTCGTGATCCGCGCCGAGCTTCGTCTGACGGCGGGCAAGGCGGCGGTCCAGGCCGCTCACGCCGCGGTCCTTCTCACCCGCCGTGCGGAGGCCCGCGACGCGACGACCCTGGAGGCCTGGCTGGCGACCGGCGGGAAGAAGATCGCGCTCACCGTGGCCACGCTCGCCGACCTCGAGGGACTCGAGCGGCGAGCGAAGGCCCACGGAATCCCGACGGTGTGGGTCGAGGACGCCGGCCTCACCGAGGTCCCGCCGGGTACCCGAACCTGTCTCGGACTCGGCCCCGCCCGCGCCGTCGACCTCGACCCGGTGACCGGCGAGCTCGACCTCCTCTAGACCCCCGCGCGCCCGTCCGGCCCCCGGCACCGGGCCGCCGGAGGCCGCGGTCGTCAACTGACGTTCTCGGAACGGCCCGGTCCAAAAAATGACTATATACGACCATCGGACTTCGGTGTTGGGCCACCGCCGGGGGGCCGGGGACCGATGCAACTCTGGGTCTATGTGGTGCGACGGCTCCTGCTGCTCATCCCCATCCTGATCGGGGTCCTGACCATTCTCTTCGGGATCATCAGTGCCCTCCCGCTGACCGACCGCATCGCGGCGGAGCTCGGCACCGGTCACGGCGGCCGTCCCATCACCCCCCAGATCCCTTGTACCAACACCACCGCGTCGGCGCCAATCCCTTCCGTTTCGTCGAACACCTCGTTGACCACCCCCGCGTCCACTAGCGCGCTGTGCACCAATCCGGATTGGCAACCCGCTCTCGACAAGTTAGGATTCAATCTGCCCATCCCCGTGCAATGGGCCATCTACGTGTACAATGGTCTCACGTTCAACTGGGGACACACCGCCCCCGGCAGCTTCATGTCCAACCTCATCGGAGAGGAGGGCAAGTCGCTCCCCGTGACCACCGTCCTGAGCTGGTACCTTCCGTTCACGATCCAGCTCGCGCTCCTCTCGCTGCTGTTCATCCTGGTGCTCTCGATCCCGCTCGGCAACTACTCGGCGGTGTTCCGCAACCGGCCGCTCGACCAGGGCACCCGGATCATGTCATTCTCCGGCTATGCCCTTGCCTCGTTCCTGCTCGCCAGCCTGGTCCTGATCGCCGCCGTCGAACTGCTCGGCGGCGCCACGGCCACCGTCTGCGGCTCCTCGGTGTTCAACCTCGTCTACGGGTCCTGGCCGTTCCAGTTATCGACGTGCTATCCGGTCACGAGCTATCCGTGGGTCGGAACCCACGTCTTCGCGCCGACGTCCCCCACGGGCTTCCCGATCGTCGACTCGTTGATCCACGGGCAGTGGTCCCTCGCACTGTCCGTGTTCTCCCGGCTGATCCTGCCGGCGCTGTCGATCGCGTACCTCTCGGTCGCGGGCATCCTGCGCTACGTGCGCAACAGCATGCTCGAGGTGATGAACCAGGACTACATCCGCACGGCGCGCGCGAAGGGCGTCCCGGAATCCTCGGTCATCCGTAAGCACGCCGGCCGCAACTCCCTGACCGTCACCGTCGCGGTCCTGGGCCTCACCTTCGCCGCGTTCATCGGCGGCTTCCCGGTGATCGAGGAGGTATTCGGGCTCGACGGGATCGGCAAGGTGCTCATCTGGTCCATCCTGCCCAACTACGACTACGGGATGATCTTCGGCACCACGATCCTGTTCACCATCATCGTGGTCGTCGCGAACGTGATGGTCGACGTGATCCAGGCGTACCTCGATCCCAGGATCCGTCTCGGCTAGCGGAGGCAGCATCGATGGCGAGCTCGAACGGTGAAGGGTCCGCGCTCCCGGCGCGGGGCCGTCGCCCCAACCCGCGGCTCGACCAGATGAAGCGGACCTGGTACCTGCTCCGCAAGAACACCCTCGCGATGATCGGGGTGGGACTCCTCGTTTTCTTCGCGGTCCTCTTCGTGGCGTCGTTCTTCTACCACGCGTCCGCGACCACGATGACCCAGTACTGCGGGACCTACTACTCGGGCTACCAGTTCTACCCGACCTCCGTCTGCCAGAACCCGATCTGCACCTATCCGCCCGGCTCGCTCCCGCCCGTGGCCAACTGCTACCTGACCGATCCGAACAACCCGTCGTTCGTGGCGCCCACGTTCTCGCTGAGTCCGTTCCACCTGGGTCCCTTACCGTTCGGTTCGCTGTCGACGGACCCCGGGGCGCCGGTCTTCTACAACATGTTCGACGGGATCGTGAAAGGAAGCGAATGGAGCATCACGATCTCGGTCGCGATCGTCGCGGTGGGGGCGAGCGTCGGGCTCCTGCTCGGCGCCACCGCGGGCGTGAGCGGCGGGCTCGTCGACGAGGCGATCATGCGGACGACCGACATCTTCCTGTCGGTACCGCAGCTACTGCTCGTGCTCGTGCTCATCATCGTCTTAGAGCCCGTATCGATCTTCAGTAGCTTATCCGGTCGGGTCGCGGTCCTGATCATCGGGTTCTCGATCACCTGGTGGCCGTTCTACACCCGCATCGTGCGTTCCCAGGTGGTCGTCGTCCGAGAGCAGAAGTACGTCGAGGCCGCCCGGGCGAGCGGCGCGGGGACCGGTCGGATCCTGCGGAAACACATCATCCCGAACTCGCTCTTCCCCGTGTTCGTACAGATCGCGCTCGACGTCGGATCGATCCCCCTCATCATCGGTGCCATCATCTTTCTCGGAGTGCAGGTGTGGCCGACCCCTGTCTTCCCCGAGTGGGGGTCGCTCGCCGGCGCCTCCGTCTCCTCGCAGATCGTCGGGGACCTGTTCCTCGGCGGCGTGACCTACTATCCCTGGTGGCAGCTGTTCTTCCCGGGCATCACGCTGTTCCTCTTCGCGATCTCGGTGAACTTCTTCTCGGACGGCCTGCGGGACGCGCTCGATCCCCGCCTGAGGCGGTGATCGGTCCTCGTGTCGGCCTCGGCCTCGTTCCCGTCCCAGTCCCCCCTGCCGGAACCTGAGGCGGAGGCGCCCGCCGCGCTCGACGTGGCGGGCGCGGCCACCAGCTCCCCCGACGTCGTCCTCGACGTCCGCGGCCTCAAGACCTACTTCTACACGTACGACGGGGTCGTCCGCGCCCTCGACGGCGTGAACCTGAAGATCCGCCGCGGAGAGACCCTCGGGCTCGTGGGTGAGACCGGCTGCGGCAAGAGCGTCACGGCGTTCTCGATCACCCGTCTCATCCCGGACCCGCCCGGTCGGATCATGGAGGGCCGGGTCCTGCTCCGCGGCTCCGATCTCCTGTGGGGCCTCGACAAGGAGGCGAGGTTCAAGGAGGTCGGCAAGACCGGCCGCTACAAGATCCGCCGCAGCTACCGGCGCATCCAGGAAGCCCAGCGGCGGATGATGGCGGTCCGCGGCTCGCTCATCTCGACGATCTTCCAGGAGCCGATGCTCGCGCTCAACCCGGTCTTCCGGGTCTGGGACCAGATCGGGGAGTCCCTGACGCTCCATCGCCTCCCGCCCACGATCGACGCGATGCTCGCCGCGTCGACCGCCGCGCCCGAGCTCCCGGAGGCGGTCGATCGGCTCGTCGACGCGGCCCTGCACAAGGACCTTCCCCGCATCCGCGCGGTCTCCAAGGAGATCGGGCAGCTGACCGGCCTTCCCAGCCTGGCCACCGAGATGTTCTACGCCGTCCGGAACCCGAACCTCGTGGGGACCGAGGCGATCGGCCGAGAGGTGCAGCGGTGCCTGCGGCGTGTGCCGTTGTCGGGCCTGCAGCGCAGCTACCTGCAGCGCCGCCGACGGATCGCCGAGCTCGACCAGACGCTCCGGCGGATCTACATGACCGAGATGAAGGAGGGCAAGCCCGACCGCCGCGGGCGAGGCTTCGCGAGGGCCCGCCGGCGGGCGGTCGAGCTCGGCTCGCTCGGCTACCGGCTGCCCGGGATCCGCCGCCACGTCAAGCGCCCCCTCGATTCCGAGCTGTTCTGGCAGGCGGTGGGGCTCCTCGAGAGCGTCTCGATCGCGAGCCCGGCCCAGGTCGCGTCGAGCTACCCGCACGAGCTCTCGGGCGGGATGCTGCAGCGGGTCATGATCGCCATGGCGCTGGCCTCCGACCCGGAGATCCTGATCGCGGACGAACCGACGACCGCGCTCGACGTCACGATCCAGGCCCAGATCCTGGAGCTGATGCGGGCGCTCAAGTCCCGGGTCGGCACGGCGATCCTGTTGATCACGCACGACCTCGGCGTCATCGCGGAGGTCGCCGACCGCGTCTCCGTGATGTACGCCGGCCGGATGATCGAGACCGCCCCGGTCCGCGAGCTGTTCGCCAACCCGCTGCACCCCTACACCCAGGGCCTGCTCGCCTCGATCCCGCGCGTCGACGACCCGAACAAGAAGCTCGAGTCGATCCCCGGCTCCGTCCCGAACCTGATCTCCCCGCCGCCGGGGTGCCGGTTCCACCCCCGCTGCCCCCACGCGATGCCGATCTGCAAGGAGCAGGTCCCGCCGACGACCGTCGAGGCGCCGAGCCACACGGTCGCCTGCTTCCTCTACCACGGGGTCGAGGACCGCAACTAAGGAGGGGCGATGGCGACCAACGGCGGCGACGAACCCCCGATCCTCCTCGCGGTGCGCAACCTGCGCAAGTACTTCCCGGTCCGCGGGGGACTCCTCTCCACGCACATCGGCGACGTCCATGCCGTCGACGGCATCTCGTTCGACGTCCGCGCGGGGCGCACGGTCGGCCTCGTCGGCGAGTCCGGCTGCGGCAAGACGACCACCGGTCGCGTCGTGCTGCGGCTGATCGAGCC
The Thermoplasmata archaeon genome window above contains:
- a CDS encoding ABC transporter permease, with the protein product MQLWVYVVRRLLLLIPILIGVLTILFGIISALPLTDRIAAELGTGHGGRPITPQIPCTNTTASAPIPSVSSNTSLTTPASTSALCTNPDWQPALDKLGFNLPIPVQWAIYVYNGLTFNWGHTAPGSFMSNLIGEEGKSLPVTTVLSWYLPFTIQLALLSLLFILVLSIPLGNYSAVFRNRPLDQGTRIMSFSGYALASFLLASLVLIAAVELLGGATATVCGSSVFNLVYGSWPFQLSTCYPVTSYPWVGTHVFAPTSPTGFPIVDSLIHGQWSLALSVFSRLILPALSIAYLSVAGILRYVRNSMLEVMNQDYIRTARAKGVPESSVIRKHAGRNSLTVTVAVLGLTFAAFIGGFPVIEEVFGLDGIGKVLIWSILPNYDYGMIFGTTILFTIIVVVANVMVDVIQAYLDPRIRLG
- a CDS encoding DUF1616 domain-containing protein, with protein sequence MDGLAILEAIAGGLLLFFVPGFALSRAVFPEWRLRGPGAALRQLETVTLAFVLSVTLTVLVGVALLDGTPAGFAGAWSDPVLEGILAGIAAVAFGVGWARGAYRAGRAEPAGAGPLDAGEFGAWELDRELEDLARQERRIVHALRVRSVGPPEAAALRDELERVRSRQAELGQAREAEYATP
- the pth2 gene encoding aminoacyl-tRNA hydrolase; translated protein: MPLRERPGADYKMALVIRAELRLTAGKAAVQAAHAAVLLTRRAEARDATTLEAWLATGGKKIALTVATLADLEGLERRAKAHGIPTVWVEDAGLTEVPPGTRTCLGLGPARAVDLDPVTGELDLL
- a CDS encoding ABC transporter ATP-binding protein; amino-acid sequence: MNLKIRRGETLGLVGETGCGKSVTAFSITRLIPDPPGRIMEGRVLLRGSDLLWGLDKEARFKEVGKTGRYKIRRSYRRIQEAQRRMMAVRGSLISTIFQEPMLALNPVFRVWDQIGESLTLHRLPPTIDAMLAASTAAPELPEAVDRLVDAALHKDLPRIRAVSKEIGQLTGLPSLATEMFYAVRNPNLVGTEAIGREVQRCLRRVPLSGLQRSYLQRRRRIAELDQTLRRIYMTEMKEGKPDRRGRGFARARRRAVELGSLGYRLPGIRRHVKRPLDSELFWQAVGLLESVSIASPAQVASSYPHELSGGMLQRVMIAMALASDPEILIADEPTTALDVTIQAQILELMRALKSRVGTAILLITHDLGVIAEVADRVSVMYAGRMIETAPVRELFANPLHPYTQGLLASIPRVDDPNKKLESIPGSVPNLISPPPGCRFHPRCPHAMPICKEQVPPTTVEAPSHTVACFLYHGVEDRN
- a CDS encoding ABC transporter permease, which translates into the protein MASSNGEGSALPARGRRPNPRLDQMKRTWYLLRKNTLAMIGVGLLVFFAVLFVASFFYHASATTMTQYCGTYYSGYQFYPTSVCQNPICTYPPGSLPPVANCYLTDPNNPSFVAPTFSLSPFHLGPLPFGSLSTDPGAPVFYNMFDGIVKGSEWSITISVAIVAVGASVGLLLGATAGVSGGLVDEAIMRTTDIFLSVPQLLLVLVLIIVLEPVSIFSSLSGRVAVLIIGFSITWWPFYTRIVRSQVVVVREQKYVEAARASGAGTGRILRKHIIPNSLFPVFVQIALDVGSIPLIIGAIIFLGVQVWPTPVFPEWGSLAGASVSSQIVGDLFLGGVTYYPWWQLFFPGITLFLFAISVNFFSDGLRDALDPRLRR